Proteins encoded together in one Riemerella anatipestifer window:
- a CDS encoding bifunctional metallophosphatase/5'-nucleotidase has translation MNRKDFIKTIGGGTLALSLVPNTFLANTTLFNSSDKKITILHTNDQHSRIEPFDANYTRNPNQGGFARRAHLVKEIRQQERNVLLLDSGDIFQGTPYFNMFGGELEFKLMSMMGYDAATMGNHDFDNGLEGFLKALPNAKFPFICSNYDFKNTILDGKTQPYKIFNKDGIRIGIFGVGIELEGLVGKKQYKETVWHHPVEIAQQYADMLRNEKKCDLVICLSHIGYSYKGEHTNKICDVELAQKTDNIDLILGGHTHTFLPEPQSFINRKGNKVLINQVGWAGLLLGRIDFYFDSQKKIKNIAWNNQVIDDKIMV, from the coding sequence ATGAACCGTAAAGATTTTATAAAAACAATAGGAGGTGGGACTTTAGCATTATCATTAGTACCTAATACTTTCTTGGCTAATACCACACTTTTCAATAGTTCAGACAAAAAAATAACAATTCTTCATACTAATGACCAACACAGTAGAATAGAACCTTTTGATGCTAATTATACTAGGAATCCTAATCAAGGAGGTTTTGCAAGGAGAGCTCATTTGGTAAAAGAAATTAGACAGCAGGAGCGAAATGTACTACTTTTAGATAGTGGTGATATTTTTCAAGGGACGCCTTACTTTAATATGTTTGGCGGAGAATTAGAGTTTAAACTGATGTCTATGATGGGTTATGATGCCGCTACGATGGGTAACCACGATTTTGATAATGGTTTAGAAGGATTTTTAAAGGCTTTGCCTAATGCTAAATTTCCGTTTATATGCTCTAACTATGATTTTAAAAACACCATACTAGACGGAAAAACGCAACCGTATAAAATTTTTAATAAAGACGGAATCAGAATTGGGATTTTCGGAGTAGGCATAGAACTAGAAGGGCTTGTAGGTAAAAAACAGTATAAAGAAACTGTTTGGCATCACCCTGTAGAAATAGCTCAGCAATACGCTGATATGCTTAGAAATGAAAAGAAATGTGATTTGGTAATCTGCTTGTCTCATATTGGTTATTCTTACAAAGGAGAGCATACCAATAAAATATGTGATGTAGAATTGGCTCAAAAAACAGATAATATAGATTTAATTTTAGGAGGTCATACGCATACTTTTTTACCAGAACCACAATCTTTTATCAATAGAAAAGGAAATAAAGTTTTGATAAATCAAGTGGGTTGGGCTGGTTTATTACTAGGAAGAATAGACTTCTATTTCGATAGCCAAAAGAAGATTAAAAATATAGCTTGGAACAACCAAGTGATAGATGATAAGATAATGGTTTAA
- a CDS encoding two-component regulator propeller domain-containing protein: MKKIFSLLVLSVSFLVLAQESKWQDLFSYNYIVKIEQDGTELITATKSGLFYYNVASGEIRKLSKANGLHEVGITAFDYNPDTKIGLIGYETGALDIVTPNGVNLIVDIPITRSYQGSKKINHIFIKDNLAIISAGYGVSIFNLDKKEFEETVFFQEGNNFIASNEAFVKDNVVYASTSRGLYSHKIDLEFSIYLTWQRLNAFDLLQSDTNGQDYLFATKTEIYFGNNFQRLPYSFTNIKDVVYQTNSFLVCDVNKIYQFSTDGILQNTYDFSSYYLTTGAMYDGKLFVGTAFSGILDQNFISIKPDGPYSNTASRITLADDKIWVAAGRKGSYYQVIYDNNLGYYYYDGTRWVYPQYFLDNSQLAFNILDIAVNPSNPSEIYFTNYVQRNSKGVYKMIDNKLSKVFNTSSAQWYNVPEYLVFDKNNNLFATFSFFEGDVNFGGMYFISRDDSRFETIKTANIKTSSSGILAFNDRLFIGGPRVSEGGLLIYYFNNTPTRFDDDLKQILRVEEGLPSASVTAMAMDKNNSLWLGSTTGLRILPNALSDLYGTKVKVNPIVITQNGIAEELFKDAEILSIAVDSGNNKWVSVNGGGVFFLSADGQKVYNHFTKANSPLPSDEVTDIKINDKTGQVYFATSNGIVVYKGDVANVTSKFGEVVVYPNPVVYSQFKGNVKIKGLAEKTNIRITDAAGNLIHQAVSRNGYYEWNLQNQRGSRVASGIYFVLMTNEDGTDKATAKIAVVN; this comes from the coding sequence ATGAAGAAAATATTTTCGCTTTTAGTACTTAGTGTGAGCTTTTTAGTATTAGCTCAAGAGAGCAAATGGCAAGATTTGTTTTCATATAACTATATTGTTAAAATAGAACAAGATGGAACAGAGCTTATTACGGCTACTAAAAGCGGTTTATTTTACTATAATGTAGCTTCTGGAGAGATTAGGAAATTGTCAAAAGCTAATGGGCTTCATGAGGTTGGTATTACGGCGTTTGACTATAATCCCGATACTAAAATAGGGTTGATAGGCTACGAAACAGGAGCTTTAGATATTGTTACACCTAATGGAGTTAATTTAATTGTAGATATTCCTATAACAAGGAGTTATCAAGGTTCAAAAAAAATCAATCATATCTTTATAAAAGATAATCTAGCGATAATTTCGGCAGGTTATGGGGTTTCTATCTTTAATTTGGATAAAAAAGAGTTTGAGGAAACTGTATTTTTTCAGGAAGGGAACAATTTTATAGCCTCAAATGAAGCTTTTGTAAAAGATAATGTGGTGTATGCTTCTACATCTAGAGGACTTTATTCTCACAAAATAGATTTGGAATTTTCTATTTATCTCACTTGGCAAAGGCTTAATGCATTTGATTTATTGCAATCTGATACCAATGGACAGGATTATCTATTTGCCACAAAAACAGAAATCTATTTTGGAAATAATTTTCAGCGTTTACCATATTCTTTTACTAACATTAAAGATGTGGTGTACCAAACCAACAGTTTTTTAGTTTGTGATGTAAATAAAATTTATCAATTTTCTACTGATGGTATTTTGCAAAACACTTATGATTTTTCATCTTATTATCTTACGACAGGCGCTATGTATGATGGTAAGTTGTTTGTAGGAACGGCTTTTTCAGGCATTTTAGACCAAAATTTTATTAGTATTAAACCAGATGGACCATATAGTAATACAGCTTCCCGAATTACTCTTGCTGATGATAAAATATGGGTAGCTGCGGGTAGAAAGGGAAGCTATTACCAGGTAATTTATGACAATAATTTAGGTTATTACTACTACGACGGAACTCGTTGGGTGTATCCACAGTATTTTTTAGATAATTCACAGCTAGCATTCAATATTTTAGATATTGCTGTTAATCCTTCTAACCCAAGCGAAATTTATTTTACTAATTATGTGCAGAGAAATTCCAAGGGAGTTTATAAAATGATTGATAATAAGCTCTCAAAAGTTTTTAATACTTCTAGTGCTCAATGGTATAATGTTCCAGAGTACTTGGTCTTCGATAAAAATAATAATTTATTTGCCACTTTTTCTTTTTTCGAAGGAGATGTAAATTTTGGAGGAATGTACTTTATTTCTCGAGATGACTCTAGATTTGAAACTATAAAAACAGCAAATATAAAAACTAGCTCGTCGGGTATACTAGCTTTTAATGATAGACTTTTCATAGGTGGACCTAGAGTATCAGAGGGAGGTCTGTTAATTTATTATTTTAACAACACGCCTACTCGTTTTGATGATGATTTGAAACAAATTTTAAGAGTTGAAGAAGGCTTACCTTCCGCATCAGTAACAGCTATGGCGATGGATAAAAACAATAGTCTATGGTTAGGTTCTACAACAGGACTTAGAATTCTTCCGAATGCTCTGAGCGATTTGTACGGAACTAAAGTAAAAGTAAATCCCATAGTTATTACTCAAAATGGCATAGCGGAAGAGCTTTTTAAAGATGCAGAAATTTTGAGTATAGCGGTAGATTCTGGTAATAATAAGTGGGTATCTGTAAATGGAGGAGGTGTGTTCTTTCTAAGTGCTGATGGACAGAAGGTTTACAATCATTTTACCAAAGCTAATTCTCCTCTTCCTTCGGACGAAGTTACAGATATTAAAATAAACGATAAAACAGGACAGGTTTATTTTGCAACTAGTAATGGTATAGTGGTTTATAAAGGCGATGTAGCTAATGTAACCTCAAAATTTGGGGAAGTAGTAGTTTATCCTAACCCTGTGGTTTATAGCCAGTTTAAGGGAAATGTAAAAATAAAAGGACTGGCTGAAAAAACCAATATTCGTATTACAGATGCTGCGGGTAATTTAATTCATCAAGCGGTTTCTAGAAATGGTTATTACGAATGGAATCTACAAAATCAAAGAGGTTCTCGTGTGGCTTCAGGGATTTATTTTGTATTGATGACCAACGAAGACGGTACAGATAAAGCAACAGCGAAAATAGCAGTGGTTAATTAA
- the recO gene encoding DNA repair protein RecO encodes MQSLQGFILSYTKYNDSGAVLRVLEREAGIQSYFVKNIYLARNKQKVYLMPLMGVDFNVSKTKSGALPLVNQISPSEISKMIDFTLVNNAQMTLLAEFILKTVPYEVVEDSLYQCVEDFYINMDNKNALIFSIYSIIKNIGYGFLFTEGTFFDLKNGCFQEVENEFTINRVLSDILKNIESLAFIKTPIDTSERRDIIDVLMRYCKYHIPEFSEPKSLDIFREVF; translated from the coding sequence TTGCAATCTTTACAAGGGTTTATACTATCTTATACTAAATATAATGATTCTGGTGCGGTGCTTCGTGTTTTAGAAAGAGAAGCGGGTATTCAGTCTTACTTTGTTAAGAATATTTATCTGGCTCGGAATAAGCAGAAAGTGTATCTTATGCCTTTAATGGGGGTGGATTTTAATGTTTCCAAAACCAAAAGTGGAGCATTACCATTAGTAAACCAAATTTCTCCTTCAGAAATATCAAAGATGATAGATTTCACTTTGGTTAATAATGCTCAAATGACTCTTTTAGCAGAGTTTATTCTAAAAACGGTTCCTTATGAAGTTGTGGAAGATAGTCTTTATCAATGTGTGGAAGATTTTTATATCAATATGGACAATAAAAACGCACTGATATTTTCCATTTATTCCATAATAAAGAATATTGGTTATGGATTTTTATTTACAGAAGGTACTTTCTTTGATTTAAAAAATGGGTGCTTTCAAGAGGTAGAAAATGAGTTTACTATCAACAGAGTTTTGTCAGATATATTAAAAAATATAGAAAGTTTGGCATTTATTAAAACTCCGATAGATACTAGTGAGAGAAGAGATATAATAGATGTTCTAATGAGATATTGTAAGTATCATATTCCTGAATTTAGTGAGCCTAAATCGTTGGATATTTTTAGAGAAGTTTTTTAA
- a CDS encoding phosphatase PAP2 family protein, translating into MHKIIELDQSLFLYLNGLGNTYFDTFWVMVSGKLTWLPLYFIFLYLIIKNYEKKKVIYILLFITLGIITSDQIANIFKIGVHRFRPCHEPILEGLVREVKCGGPFGFYSAHASNSFFIASFMNLIFSKRIKFFGLMVFAWASFVAYSRIYLGVHYPLDIIYGAMVGFLLGGFFGSLALYASKPKRL; encoded by the coding sequence ATGCACAAAATCATAGAGCTTGACCAATCTCTCTTTCTTTATCTAAATGGATTAGGTAATACCTATTTTGACACCTTTTGGGTTATGGTATCAGGCAAACTTACTTGGTTGCCTCTCTATTTTATATTTTTATATCTCATCATAAAAAACTACGAGAAGAAAAAAGTCATTTATATCCTCCTATTTATTACTCTAGGAATTATTACTTCCGACCAGATTGCTAATATTTTTAAAATAGGAGTTCATAGATTTCGTCCGTGCCACGAACCAATCTTAGAGGGATTAGTAAGAGAAGTAAAATGCGGTGGGCCTTTTGGTTTTTATTCAGCACACGCTTCTAACAGCTTCTTTATAGCTTCTTTTATGAACCTTATTTTTTCTAAAAGGATTAAATTTTTCGGACTAATGGTATTCGCTTGGGCATCTTTTGTAGCTTATAGTAGAATTTATTTAGGAGTTCATTATCCACTAGATATTATTTACGGAGCGATGGTTGGTTTTCTCTTAGGTGGCTTTTTTGGGAGTTTGGCACTTTATGCGAGTAAACCTAAAAGGCTTTAA
- a CDS encoding Sec-independent protein translocase subunit TatA/TatB, which translates to MDFSFSEMLVIALVVLVLFGPKKIPEIARGLGEGVRKMKSAMEDIKTEIMKETDNPVSEIKKEIEQVKQSVQEINPLNDIKKDLTEATNDIVNLDKKTSISQLDDAHEGPVSR; encoded by the coding sequence ATGGATTTTAGTTTTAGTGAAATGTTAGTAATAGCACTAGTAGTATTAGTGCTTTTTGGACCTAAAAAGATCCCAGAAATAGCTCGTGGGTTAGGTGAAGGTGTTAGAAAAATGAAGTCTGCAATGGAAGACATCAAAACCGAAATCATGAAGGAGACAGACAATCCTGTATCTGAAATAAAAAAGGAAATTGAGCAGGTAAAACAATCCGTACAGGAGATAAATCCTTTGAACGATATTAAGAAAGACCTTACCGAAGCGACCAACGATATTGTAAATCTAGATAAAAAAACTAGTATATCACAACTAGACGACGCTCACGAAGGACCTGTAAGCAGATAG
- a CDS encoding IS982-like element ISRa1 family transposase encodes MNNLEQIYERILEVLGLFSENQLISYQRRTPKMSDLEVISLNITAEYLSIDSELQLFRKLPNSLINKIEGSVYNKRKRRLSLQTEQIRQRISMEFNEFEDIFIVDSMPMKVCENARSTRSKICKEQSYSSPTYGYCASQKLYFYGYKLHAVCSLNGVIKNFDISPASVHDIHYLKDSGEQMRNCTLIGDRGYLSAKVQIDLFNYANIKLDTPMRSNQKDYIPQFSLYKKKRKRIETFFSQLCDQFMIKRNYAKTFEGFKTRIISKITAATVIQYINKFIFQRKLNHLKISII; translated from the coding sequence ATGAACAACTTAGAGCAAATATATGAAAGAATTTTGGAAGTTTTAGGACTTTTTTCAGAAAATCAACTGATTAGTTATCAGAGAAGAACACCTAAAATGAGCGATTTAGAAGTCATAAGTCTTAATATTACTGCTGAATACTTGAGTATTGATAGCGAATTACAGTTATTTAGAAAATTGCCAAACTCTCTGATAAACAAAATTGAAGGAAGTGTTTACAATAAGCGAAAACGAAGACTATCCCTACAAACAGAGCAAATTAGACAGCGTATTTCGATGGAGTTCAATGAGTTTGAAGATATTTTTATCGTTGATAGCATGCCAATGAAAGTTTGTGAAAACGCTCGTTCTACTCGTTCAAAAATTTGTAAAGAGCAATCCTATTCTTCACCAACATATGGTTATTGTGCTTCACAGAAATTATATTTCTATGGCTATAAACTACACGCAGTATGTTCTTTAAATGGTGTGATTAAGAATTTTGATATAAGCCCTGCATCCGTTCACGACATCCACTATTTAAAAGATAGTGGTGAGCAAATGCGAAACTGTACTTTAATTGGAGATAGAGGCTATTTATCAGCAAAAGTTCAAATAGATTTATTTAACTATGCTAATATTAAATTAGATACACCAATGAGAAGTAATCAGAAAGATTATATTCCTCAATTTTCATTGTACAAGAAAAAGCGAAAACGAATTGAGACATTTTTCTCTCAACTTTGCGACCAATTTATGATTAAAAGAAACTATGCTAAAACTTTTGAAGGCTTTAAAACAAGGATAATCAGTAAAATAACCGCCGCAACGGTTATTCAATATATCAATAAATTTATCTTCCAAAGAAAATTAAATCATCTAAAAATCAGTATTATTTAA
- the atpB gene encoding F0F1 ATP synthase subunit A: protein MHFKRVILLLTIFMMGWANASTETKQPGEKYNPVPDIMHHISDSHSWHLWGEGDKSIGFSLPVILWDNGLKIFSSSHFGHHEDEVAQVDGNYYKLYHNKVYKTDANGTLEMHDGHPSNERPLDFSITKNVAQTLLAAVLLIILAFATKSSYTSNGVPRGIAKFLEPLVLFVRDDIALENIGTKKYLKYTPYLVTLFLFIWIVNLLGLIPGAANVSGNIAFTMVLAVLTFIIVTFSGKKTYWSHIFDPLGNNMPWAGKALVYVILVPVEILGMFTKPFALMIRLFANMTAGHIVILSLISLIFIMETYAIAPVSIMLTLFINTLELLVAALQAYIFTLLTALFIGMAVEEGHH from the coding sequence ATGCACTTCAAGAGAGTTATTTTATTGTTAACCATTTTTATGATGGGTTGGGCTAATGCCTCTACCGAGACTAAACAACCTGGAGAGAAGTATAATCCAGTTCCAGACATTATGCATCACATCTCAGACTCCCACAGTTGGCATCTTTGGGGAGAAGGAGATAAAAGTATCGGGTTTTCTTTACCTGTGATACTTTGGGATAATGGATTGAAGATTTTTTCTTCATCTCATTTTGGTCATCACGAGGATGAGGTAGCTCAAGTAGATGGTAACTACTATAAGTTATACCATAATAAAGTATACAAAACTGATGCCAATGGTACTTTAGAGATGCATGATGGGCATCCTTCCAATGAAAGACCATTGGATTTTTCTATAACTAAAAATGTAGCACAAACTTTATTAGCTGCTGTTTTACTAATTATTTTAGCTTTTGCTACTAAGTCTAGCTACACTTCTAATGGAGTTCCTAGAGGGATAGCTAAATTTTTGGAGCCTTTAGTGCTTTTCGTGAGAGATGACATTGCTCTAGAGAATATTGGGACTAAAAAGTATCTAAAGTATACGCCGTATTTAGTAACGCTGTTCTTATTTATATGGATTGTTAACTTACTTGGGCTTATTCCAGGTGCAGCCAATGTTTCAGGTAATATTGCCTTTACAATGGTGTTGGCAGTTCTTACATTTATTATAGTAACATTTAGTGGTAAAAAGACTTATTGGTCGCACATATTTGACCCACTAGGGAACAATATGCCGTGGGCAGGTAAAGCTTTAGTTTATGTTATCTTGGTACCAGTAGAGATTTTAGGTATGTTTACCAAGCCTTTTGCGTTGATGATTCGTCTTTTTGCGAATATGACGGCAGGGCACATCGTGATCTTGAGTTTAATATCTCTTATATTTATAATGGAAACTTATGCTATCGCACCAGTTTCTATCATGCTTACTCTTTTTATAAACACTTTAGAGTTATTGGTAGCAGCTTTGCAGGCATATATCTTTACATTACTTACAGCTCTATTTATAGGAATGGCAGTAGAAGAAGGACATCATTAA
- the atpE gene encoding ATP synthase F0 subunit C, whose product MTGSIAAIGAGLAVLGVGLGIGKIGGHAMDAIARQPEQSGKIQTAMIIAAALIEGAGLFGIVVALLGNG is encoded by the coding sequence ATGACAGGTAGTATCGCAGCAATCGGAGCTGGTTTAGCAGTTCTAGGTGTAGGATTAGGAATTGGTAAAATTGGTGGTCACGCAATGGACGCTATTGCTAGACAACCAGAACAATCAGGAAAAATCCAAACTGCAATGATTATCGCAGCAGCTCTTATCGAGGGTGCTGGTCTATTCGGTATCGTAGTAGCATTACTAGGAAACGGATAA
- a CDS encoding F0F1 ATP synthase subunit B — translation MDLLIPSEGNLIWSLVVFLILVLLLSKFAWKPILKTVNDRETSIADALNQAKLAKKEMEDLKADNERIIREAKVERDAILKEAREIKDRIVNEAKEVAKVEGDKMIAAAKQSIAAEKSAAMADIKNQVGALSLSIAETILKQKLDNTEAQNALVENMLNKSNLN, via the coding sequence ATGGATTTATTAATTCCTTCAGAAGGTAACCTTATATGGTCTTTAGTGGTTTTCCTTATTTTAGTACTTTTACTATCTAAGTTTGCATGGAAACCTATCCTTAAAACGGTTAATGATAGAGAGACTTCTATTGCAGATGCTTTGAATCAAGCAAAATTAGCTAAAAAGGAGATGGAAGATTTAAAAGCGGATAATGAGAGAATTATTCGTGAAGCTAAGGTAGAAAGAGATGCTATACTAAAAGAAGCTAGAGAGATTAAGGATAGAATTGTAAATGAAGCTAAAGAGGTAGCTAAAGTAGAAGGTGATAAAATGATTGCGGCTGCGAAGCAATCAATAGCAGCAGAGAAGTCTGCGGCTATGGCTGATATTAAAAACCAAGTGGGTGCTTTATCTCTAAGTATAGCCGAAACTATTCTTAAACAAAAATTAGATAATACTGAAGCTCAAAATGCTTTAGTAGAGAATATGTTGAATAAATCTAATCTTAACTAA
- the atpH gene encoding ATP synthase F1 subunit delta translates to MRTSKVAKRYAKGLLDFAQESQQTSTVFSDMKTVVKIMSESKELNRFLQTPFIDYKKKIAVAKEIFKGLSATSQNLISLVIRQGREAQLKFIAQDFIDKVEDINGVQRITLTTAASLSQENIDKILKSSSLVNSGASHDLKINVNPDLLGGYVLRVGDQQLDTSVRTKLAQMKKEFQLN, encoded by the coding sequence ATGAGAACATCTAAAGTAGCCAAAAGATATGCTAAGGGTCTTTTGGATTTTGCCCAAGAGTCTCAGCAAACCTCTACTGTGTTTTCTGATATGAAAACCGTAGTTAAGATTATGAGTGAGAGTAAAGAACTTAACCGTTTTTTACAAACACCTTTCATTGACTATAAGAAAAAAATAGCGGTAGCTAAAGAAATTTTTAAAGGACTTAGTGCTACTAGTCAAAATTTAATTTCGTTAGTTATCCGTCAAGGTAGAGAGGCTCAGCTTAAGTTTATAGCACAAGATTTTATAGATAAAGTAGAAGATATCAACGGAGTACAAAGAATTACTTTGACAACTGCGGCTTCTCTTTCTCAAGAAAATATTGATAAAATATTAAAATCATCTAGTCTTGTGAATTCTGGAGCATCTCATGATTTAAAAATCAATGTAAATCCAGATTTATTAGGTGGGTATGTTTTGAGAGTAGGAGACCAACAGTTAGATACTTCAGTAAGAACTAAGTTGGCTCAGATGAAAAAAGAATTTCAGTTGAATTAA
- the atpA gene encoding F0F1 ATP synthase subunit alpha, giving the protein MAEINPAEVSAILKQQLANFDTQSNVEEVGTVLQIGDGIARVYGLENVQYGELVKFESGIEGIVLNLEEDNVGVALLGESKQVKEGDTVKRTNRISSIKVGEGMLGRVVDTLGNPIDGKGPIGGELYEMPLERKAPGVIYRQPVNEPLQTGIVAVDSMIPIGRGQRELIIGDRQTGKTTVAIDTILNQKEFYDAGEPVFCIYVAVGQKGSTVAQIVKTLEDKGAMAYTVVVAANASDPSPMQVYAPMAGAAIGEYFRDTGRPALIVYDDLSKQAVAYRELSLLLRRPPGREAYPGDVFYLHSRLLERAAKVIADDSIAKQMNDLPDSLKPIVKGGGSLTALPIIETQAGDVSAYIPTNVISITDGQIFLESDLFNSGVRPAINVGISVSRVGGNAQIKSMKKVSGTLKLDQAQYKELEAFAKFGSDLDAATLAVITKGEKNVEILKQPVNSPLPVDSQVAMIYAGTENLLRNVPVNKVKEFQKEYVEFLRSKHPDTMAKIKAGKIDDEITGVLRQAANDLASKYN; this is encoded by the coding sequence ATGGCAGAAATAAATCCAGCAGAAGTATCTGCAATTTTAAAACAGCAATTAGCAAATTTTGATACTCAATCTAATGTTGAGGAGGTAGGTACAGTGCTTCAAATAGGAGACGGTATTGCTCGTGTATATGGACTAGAAAATGTACAATACGGTGAGCTTGTTAAATTTGAAAGTGGTATTGAAGGAATTGTATTAAACTTAGAAGAAGATAATGTAGGGGTTGCTCTACTAGGAGAGTCTAAACAAGTAAAAGAAGGGGATACTGTTAAAAGAACTAACAGAATTTCTTCTATCAAAGTAGGAGAGGGTATGTTGGGAAGAGTTGTAGATACTCTAGGTAACCCTATAGATGGTAAAGGTCCTATTGGAGGAGAGCTTTATGAGATGCCTTTGGAAAGAAAAGCACCAGGGGTTATCTACAGGCAGCCAGTTAATGAGCCTTTGCAAACAGGTATCGTAGCGGTTGACTCTATGATTCCTATCGGAAGAGGTCAGAGAGAGCTTATCATTGGTGACCGTCAAACAGGTAAAACTACTGTAGCGATAGATACGATTCTTAACCAAAAAGAGTTTTATGACGCTGGTGAACCTGTATTCTGTATTTATGTTGCAGTAGGTCAAAAAGGTTCTACTGTAGCACAAATTGTTAAAACATTAGAGGATAAAGGAGCTATGGCTTATACAGTAGTAGTAGCAGCTAATGCTTCAGACCCTTCACCTATGCAGGTATATGCTCCTATGGCAGGTGCTGCTATTGGGGAGTACTTCCGTGATACAGGTCGTCCTGCTCTTATCGTTTATGATGATTTATCTAAGCAAGCCGTAGCTTATCGTGAGCTTTCACTTTTATTAAGAAGACCACCAGGTCGTGAGGCTTATCCAGGGGACGTATTCTACTTACACTCTAGACTTTTAGAAAGAGCTGCTAAGGTAATTGCTGATGATAGCATTGCTAAGCAAATGAACGACCTTCCTGATTCTTTAAAACCAATCGTTAAAGGAGGAGGTTCTCTTACTGCATTACCAATTATTGAGACTCAGGCGGGAGACGTATCTGCTTATATCCCTACTAACGTAATCTCTATTACAGATGGACAGATATTCTTAGAGTCAGATTTATTTAACTCAGGGGTACGTCCTGCAATCAACGTAGGTATCTCTGTATCTAGAGTAGGAGGTAACGCTCAGATTAAATCAATGAAAAAAGTATCAGGTACACTTAAGTTAGATCAAGCACAATATAAAGAATTAGAAGCGTTTGCTAAATTCGGTTCTGACCTTGATGCTGCAACTTTAGCGGTAATCACAAAAGGTGAGAAAAATGTGGAAATTCTTAAGCAACCAGTGAACTCTCCACTACCTGTAGATAGCCAAGTGGCGATGATTTACGCTGGTACAGAAAACTTATTGAGAAATGTACCTGTAAATAAGGTTAAAGAGTTCCAAAAAGAATATGTAGAATTCTTAAGGTCTAAGCACCCTGACACTATGGCTAAGATTAAGGCTGGTAAAATTGATGATGAAATTACAGGTGTGCTAAGACAAGCTGCTAATGATTTAGCATCTAAGTATAACTAA
- the atpG gene encoding ATP synthase F1 subunit gamma, translating to MANLKEIRGRITSISSTMQITSAMKMVSAAKLKKAQDAIVMLRPYSEKLQEIIENVNTSSDADKVSIYAKQREVKRVLYIAISSNRGLAGAFNSSIIKELNAQLSQNSDKKVEVITIGKKVYDAVKKIRTPYSNESHIFDNLSFEAVANIVYGVMKDFREERFDEVYLIYNKFLNAATQTVQTEKLLPIAIKDSEEGDKAIETDYLFEPNRNEILDVLIPKSIKTQVYKAVLDSIASEHGARMTAMHKATDNAQALKNELVIYYNKARQAAITNEILEIVSGAEALKNG from the coding sequence ATGGCAAATTTAAAAGAAATACGAGGGCGAATAACTTCCATCTCTTCTACGATGCAGATTACAAGTGCGATGAAAATGGTTTCCGCTGCGAAACTAAAGAAAGCACAAGATGCCATCGTGATGTTGAGACCTTATTCTGAAAAGCTACAGGAAATTATTGAGAATGTAAATACAAGTTCAGATGCAGATAAGGTTTCTATCTACGCTAAACAAAGAGAAGTAAAGAGAGTATTGTATATTGCAATATCTTCTAACAGAGGTTTAGCAGGAGCATTTAACTCTTCTATTATTAAAGAGCTTAATGCTCAGTTATCACAAAATTCTGATAAGAAGGTAGAGGTGATTACTATAGGTAAGAAGGTTTATGATGCAGTAAAGAAGATTAGAACTCCATATAGTAATGAAAGCCATATCTTTGATAATCTTAGCTTTGAGGCGGTTGCTAATATTGTTTATGGAGTGATGAAAGATTTCCGTGAGGAGAGATTTGATGAAGTGTATCTTATTTATAACAAATTCTTAAATGCTGCTACCCAAACAGTACAAACGGAAAAACTTTTGCCTATAGCAATTAAGGATTCTGAAGAAGGTGATAAAGCTATAGAAACTGATTATCTTTTCGAACCAAATAGAAATGAGATTTTAGATGTACTTATTCCTAAGTCTATAAAAACTCAAGTTTATAAAGCTGTTTTAGATTCTATCGCTTCAGAACATGGAGCTAGAATGACAGCAATGCATAAGGCAACAGATAACGCCCAAGCTCTTAAGAATGAATTAGTAATTTACTATAATAAAGCCCGTCAGGCAGCTATTACTAATGAGATTTTAGAGATTGTTTCTGGTGCTGAGGCTCTTAAGAACGGGTAA